One region of Nerophis lumbriciformis linkage group LG10, RoL_Nlum_v2.1, whole genome shotgun sequence genomic DNA includes:
- the lepa gene encoding leptin a, whose protein sequence is MDYVTLAFLVSFSHVLSMTTAVSLPTDAMRNKSKVKRMAEQLVVRLNTNIQAPAGVTLASPADQLDGLSSVVALLDGYNDLISDSLNVSQVKTDISSLKGYLVQWRRGHCNDSKPKLSVSGPLQRLQSQRAFVLTVSIEALMRVKELLGQLLHNMDQLEKC, encoded by the exons ATGGACTACGTCACCTTGGCCTTCCTGGTGTCCTTCTCCCACGTGTTGAGCATGACCACAGCTGTGTCTCTGCCGACGGACGCCATGAGGAATAAATCCAAGGTGAAGCGGATGGCCGAGCAGCTGGTTGTGAGGCTGAATACAAACATCCAG GCTCCTGCTGGCGTGACGCTGGCGTCGCCTGCGGACCAACTGGACGGGCTCTCCTCGGTGGTGGCGCTCTTGGACGGCTACAACGACCTCATCTCGGACTCCCTGAACGTGTCCCAGGTCAAGACGGACATCTCGTCCCTAAAGGGTTACCTGGTGCAGTGGAGGCGGGGTCACTGCAACGACTCCAAGCCCAAGCTGTCAGTGTCCGGTCCACTGCAGCGGCTGCAGAGTCAGCGAGCCTTCGTCCTCACCGTAAGCATCGAGGCGCTCATGAGAGTGAAGGAGCTCCTCGGTCAGCTGCTGCACAACATGGACCAGCTGGAGAAATGCTGA